The DNA sequence TAGGAGAATGGATGTGAGCTAGGAGAATGAGAGAGAGCTAGGAGAAAGGAAAAGAACTAAAGGAAGGGGACAGAGATAGGAAAAAAGGAGAGAGGTAGATAGAAGGAGAAGAGAGCTGTGAAAAGTGCGAGAGATCTAACCAATAGGGGAGGGATCCAAGGAATGGGAGGAGCAGGGACTGAAGGGACGCTCCGACAAGCAACACAACTTATTAAGACCTCATAAAAAAGACCCCCACAAGTCAGGGCGGCCTTGCTGAGAATTTACCGTGGGAACATTTCTCATTTTCCGAGTTAAAACTTATCCATTTTTTAacgtttctctcttttttttctcattTTAAGCTGAGGGAAATATGTACACCAACAGCACTCTGATCACAGTGATGTACACAGATGGTCTAACAATGATATACACTTTCAACAGTGGGTGTACAGAGCGTCCATGAGTGTACTGTTTCCACTCTGATGTATAGATGTTCCAACAGAGATGATCAAATGCATTTCAAAAGGGATGTTCAGTGCCGAATGTGATGTGTAGTCTGTGTACAATGATGCGTAGAACAGTGACAATGCACAAAGGAATACTTACGATGGTGTACAGAGCCTACAGTGACAATGAGAAGAGTGCCAACTGTCTCCTTACTGGCAATTTCCAGTAATGCCACTACCACCAATCCCATCGCTGCCACCaatcccaccactgccaccagtgCTACCGCCGCCACCAATCCCACTGCTGCCACCAGTGCCAACAATCCCACTgctgccaccagtgccaccaatcccactgctgccaccagtgccaccaatcccactgctgccaccagtgccaccaatcccaccagtgccaccaatcCCACCAGTGCCTCCGCTGCCACCATTGCCACCACCAATGTCATCGACGCTGCTCTTTACGTtcggccaccaacaccaccaatgaCGCCGATGCCTGCAAATACCTCCACAGCAATCTTCTACCGCAGTGGCAGGAAAATCCCCGCTGCCACTTTCTGCCACCTCTGCTGTGCTCCTGCTGTGCTCCTGCTGTGCTCCTGCTGTGCTCCGGCTGTGCACTAAGTCAGCGGAGAAAATATTATCGAGTAAGCAGGGTGCGTGAAAGTAAATTTATAACAGGGGAAAACCAGctaatggggggagggggatttaTAATAAGAGAAAACAGAGATGTAACAATTTTGGCGACAAGAAATATTTAAGAAGAGAACAGGAATGAGAGACATTTAGCAACGGGCAGAGCTCGGGGGCAGAGGGAAAGTGGGGAAGAGGAAGGAAAGTTGGGTAGTAGGTGAGGGATAGTGGAATGGGGGAAGAGGTAGATTTTGGATAGGGTGCAAGGTATGATATAGGGGGAGGCGTAGGGAGAAGAAGAGAGATATATTGGTGAGAGGTCAAGGAAAATGGGAAATAAGAAGGAAGCGCGATTAataatgggtggtggtggaatAGGGACAAGGAAAGAGGTGGTGCGGAGGGCGGGGGAAGGTGAGAGGGCACTCTGGACAAAGTTCAACCACCCCCCAACCCCATTTCCTGTGGAGGAAGGAGCCGGGGGAGATAGTTGACCTCTGGATTGACTCTTTGCAACAAGAGCCTCTGCTCGACATCAAAATATTTCAACACGGGAGCCTAATAAACACGGACGAGCTGTAATTAATCAGAAATGTGCTACATTCCGCCCTAATGTTCACATACAACAACTTCATAAGCTGAGTGACGCTATACATGACTGTAGAGTTTCATTTTATACTGTAGCTTCATAAACCATGATTGCATTCCGTCACAATCCTTCTATACGAAAACTAATTTATACAGTTGGAGACACTGTGTGGTGTCAGAGTCTTGGTATGTGGTCACTTTATAAACCACAAGATACTGCATTCGTGCAGGATCTTGCTCTATGGCAGTGCCCTTAGACAGTGTCCTCTGGCAGTGTCCTCAGGCAGTGTCAGCAGGCAGTGTCTttagaaacgtacgaacccaagaaaCTCTTCCTTCAATTCGTAATTCTTTATAACAAAAAaagttttgcctaaccagaaatgAACGAACTCAAGCAAACCACCTAATAACTTACGGCCGAAATAAAGAAAACGCTCTCATTACGTTACTTAAAATTTAACCAATAGGTGAAAAAATTAACGGATTGGCGGATTTCATTAACACTTCGACATATTAGATGATATGTCAAATAtgtcgtagagagagagagagagagagagagagagagagagagagagagagagagagagagagagagagagagagagagagagagagagataatgaggAAGACACAGCAGGACAATGAGAGGATAAGAGAGAGAGGCACTTAGCAACACCTCATTTCCCAGGCGTAAAGGGAGGCACCATTACCGTGAAGAGTGGTGatctacccccccctcccctgctctcCCTCTGTGCCCCCTCTATCCGTTCTTCTTTCTCCTCCTCTACTTCCCTATTCtgttctctccctcttcctcctaaTTCATATTTCCTCCAACAGCTTTCTTCtactttatatacatatatataaatatgttgtgATGATGTCGACGCCAACTGTTGAGCGCACCCGACCCCATTTTCTGTTCCCCCAgtggaaggctgtgatcttatTGACCCTTGTGTTGTCTTTGCCTTACTAATCAAATTTTTCTCCTCAGAAGTGATGCGGGTTGTATCTTGGTCATCAGGCATCAGTTTACTCAGTACGGTTCTGAACTCAAATCGTGTTTTAGTGGGAACAAGAAGCCGAGGCGGAGCAGACTGTGATTTGTGTGTGATAGTGAAGTATTGGTGATTGGATCGGCGTATCCCGGGATGGCCAAGTTACGAGATGGAATCAATGTCCGTCAGTTAAGACTTGTTATAAGCCTGTGTGGaagtctgccagtgtgttgctggagacccctgctagtgtgttgctggagacctctgctagtgtgttactggagacctctaccagtgtgttactggagacctctgctagtgtgttgctggagacctctgctagtgtgttgctggatacctctgttagtgtgttgctggatacctctgctagtgtgttactggagacctcttctagtgtgttgctggagacctctgctagtgtgttactggagacctcttctagtgtgttgctggagacctctgctgtGGTTTAATTTAATGGATCTCTACCGGTGATTAATTCATTTCAATTCTTAATTAATTTAATGTGGACTgtattgtaattttattttattaattatttataacTCTGGAGTGGACTGTATGTTTAATTTAATAACACCAGTAAAAATTTCTTTCACACAAATTTAGGGGGTTATAATTATTAAGTTTAGTTATACCATAATTAAACGATTAACATTATTAATTTCACTAAACCATAATCTGTCAGTTAGTACCTATTGTTAATATCAATGAATTATTGCCTTATCTGACTAGAAGGCTTCGACATTCATCATGGAACCGGTATAGAACAGGTGAGTGGTCCAGCGTGACTCGTAGTCTCGTGGTCATGGCATCGCTATGTGCAGGATGGGACAAGATCGGGCTCGTGATGTAATGTCTCTGGGTGACACCCCACATTAGTAACTGCACCTCTCAGTTTACCTGCCTACGTGTTGTTACACCGTGAAATATACTAAACACAAAGTATTCAATTTATCTGAGTAGATTTAATTATGAAATAAAGGATGATATTAATTTTTCTCACCCTTGGTTGTTATTTAATATACGGGCATAACCGCAACAGCATATAAATAAATGATAGAGCTCTAGTCAAATCAAGTAATGTATATGGTACGATGTCTTCCCAGGAAACGAGGGTGTCGATCTGTGCTGCACGACTCCTCGAGAATAACTTGTAGATCACAAGTTCTCGGGATGACAACACTACACCTTTTACCGTCCCGGGTTTACAATGGTTTCCCTTCCAACCTCCCGCATCAACGTCCTCTCCAGATGAGTTAATATCAAGAAAATACAAAGATGGTTTGATATTTAATTCATTTCAACACTGATAATTAAGTTCGATCTTGGAAAATGCTTTTATGATGTTTGCTGTCCAGAGACTCTTGTTTTAAGATTAATTTACAATAttattagctggtgaatttaatttTAGTGACGTGGCTGTGTAATTCTCATTTTCTGGGGGATTGCCACGTATGCAGCTTCTCTGAATGAGTTACTAAATAATTTAATTAATACAAAATCAGCAGCAATATTGTTTTATGCATATTGTATTAGAATTTTGTAAATGTTGTCGGAAATTTTCGACATCTGCCAATGTGTTGTTGGGGactcctgctagtgtgttgctggagccctgccagtgtgttactgaagacctactagtgtgttgctggagacctactagtgtgttgctggagacctactagtgtgttgctggagacctactagtgtgttgctggagacctctgccagtgtgttgctggagacctactagtgtgttgctggagacccctgccaatgtgttgctggagacccctgtcagtgtggtgctggagacctctgccagtgtgttgctgaagagtaGAAGTGGTGTTTGGGGCACCGTAACTATACTGTGTAAGACCGGCCCAAGATTTACTGAGGAAGGTGACCTCGCCGGCGTGAGGACTATATAAGACAGACTCAGGGAGGGAACCTTGAGTGGTGTACCTTAGAAGACCATACAGagcggaaatagacgaaatgttcacacggaatagcaacagaacgaggggacatgggtgaaagctggaaactcagatgattcacagagatgttaggaagttttcttttagcgtgagagcagtggaaaaatggaatgcaattAAGGAGCAGGttatggaagcaaattctattcataattttaaaactaggtatgagagGGAAATAGGACTTGAGTCTTTGCTTTGCTGTCTCAAAAGGCGTTATCCAAGAGTTAattctcgatcctgcaggcacaaataggtgagtacaaacaatgagtacacacacacacacacacacacacacacacacacacacacacacacacacacacacacacacacacacacacacacacacgcacacacacacacacacactggagaccTACTAGTGTggagctggagacccctgccagtgtgttgctggagacccctgccatgtgttgctggagacccctgccatgtgttgctggagacccctgtgagTATATTGCTGGAGACCTACTAGTGTGGTAGGTCTGGAGaggagagacttcgtgacaacccatcaacatgggttcagggaggctaaatcttgccttacaggcttgatagaattctacgatcaggtgacaaagattaaacaagaaagagaaggatgggcggactgcatttttttggactgtcggaaagcctttgacacagtaccccataaaaggttgatgcataagctggagaaacaggcaggagtaactggtagggcgctccagtggataagggagtacttcagACTTCAgacagagacttcaaccatgggaagatagattgcaagaacagagacccacatggaggaccagaaacatggagagctaagctgctggacgtggcaacaagaaacgttcaaagccagcacatcaagggaccgacgagaatgagagaagaggatgaaccagcttcgcttgatttgatatttaccctaaatgagtcggatataaaggAAATTAGATTGGAagtccccttgggaatgagtgatcacagtgtatggaTTTTtgaatacctggtagagctaggatttatctcccccaaaaagaactggaagacaaagggctggcgtaccgaaagggaaattatgagatgagaaaattcttaTGAGATATACCAtgcgacacagaactcagaactaagtccgtacaagacatgatggactatgtcacccaaaagtgacaggaggcagtaaacaggtttatcccggcccgacaggaaaaacagagatgcaaaagaagaatccgtggtttaaaagggcatgtatgaaagcaaaggaactgaataaaagagcgtggaggaactttcgaaataacagaacaccagaaagcagagagagagagagatactcctGAGATACTATAGATACCtggccagagaaccaggaacaagtatgtttgtgtgagaagagaagctgagaaaaagtataaaaattatatagctaataaagccaagaccgaaccaaagctactacacagtcacatcaggaggaaaacaaaagtgaaggaacaggtgatgaaacttagaacaggtgaggacaggtacacagagaatgacaaaggtgagtgtgaagaactcaacaagaggttccaggagggcttcacaatagaacaaggagtgatccctgcactaggagaggtggcagtaaaccaggcggcctcggaagggttcgaaattgcaAGAGATGAACTCAAGAGGCATCTATTGGATctgaacgtgagaaaggctgttggcccggatggaatctcaccatgggtattgaaagagtgtgcaggagcactttgcttaccactctccataaagtatagtaggtcactggagacgggagacctaccagaaatatggaagacggctaatgtagtcccaatatacaaaaagtggtgacagacaagaggcactgaattacaggccagtatccttaacttgtattccatgcaaggtgatggagaaaatcgCGAGAAAacgcctagtaacacatctgcagAGAAggcacttcgtgacaacccatcaacatgggatcaggaagggtaaatcttgccttgcaggcttaatagaattctatgatcagttgacaaagattaagcaagagaaggatgggcggactgcatttttttggactgtcggaaggcctttgacacagtaccccataaaaggctgaggtataagttggagaaacaggcaggagaaactggtagggcgctccagtggataaaggagtacctaagcaataggaagcagagagttagagtgagggatgagacttcagattggtgtgaagtcaccagtggagtcccatagggctttGTACTCCGACCTaccctgtttctaatatacgtcaatgatctcctagagagtatagactcatttctctcaatgtttgccgacgacgccaaaattataagatgaattaggacagaggaggacagcttgaggcttcaagaagacctggaaaagCTGCAAGAATAGTCAAgcaaatgattgttagagtttaacccaagcaaatgtaatgtaacgaaGATAGGTGAACGGAGAGGAGACCAGATacgaggtatcatttgggagatgaaatacttcaagagtcagggaaagagaaagacttgggggttgatatcacgccagacttgtcccctgaagcccatatcaagaggataacatcagcggcatatgccagattggctaacataagaacggcctttagaaatttgtgtaaggaatctgccAGAACTTTGTTTACCACATACGTTagaccaatcctgcagtatgcggctccagcatggagtccatgtctagtcaagcataagactaaactggaaaaggttcaaaggtttgccaccagactagtacccgaactgagggtatgagctacgaggagtgacttcgggaattaaacctcacgtcactgggagacagaagagttagaaggggacatgatcaccacatacaagactctcaaaggaattgatagggtagataaagacagactatttaacacaaagggcactcgCACTAGGGGACTCAGttgaaaattgagtgcccaaacgagccacaaacacgttagaaaaaactttttcagtgtcagagtagtagacaaatgcaatgcattaggaagtgatgtggtggaggctgactccatacacagcttcatgtgtagatgttatagagcccagtaagctcaggaacctgtacattagttgattgacagttgagaggcgggaccaaagaaccagatctcaccccccgcaagcacaactaggtaagtacaactaggcaactaggtaagtacacacacacacacacacacacacacacacacacacacacacacacacacacacacacacacacacacacacaatcactcaCAAACACCCACCAATCACCAGCACATTCACACAGGCTAATGGAATCCACTACCTTCATCCCCAACACATAGTGGAGATGCTGTAGGAAGCCTGGTGGAAGTCCATCGACCACCTGAAGATTAATCTTCCTTCCTTGTCTCAACCTTCGGTGAATCTTTTTACCAAGGGCCCCACGGGTCCAAGATCCCGTAGTGGGCCATTCTTGTTATTGTCGTTTCAGGAGGTTTTTCACTGAACTTTTCAATTGGAGTTTTTTCTTCCAAAAGATTCCACTTTTTTCAGAAAAATATACAGGAGCTTAATCATTCAAGTCTTCTAAGAAATCAGACTTTCTAAATATGTTCTAATGACATGGCATTTATTAGTAAGCCTAATCTGCACACTATTATTCAAATACTGAAAATGCAAATACAAATGTCCATTTGAAAATTTAATTCAGGGTTCCTGCTCGCCATCTTAGGAGCtgaaggaactcgacaacttatgataaccatctttgtaccaTACAtgaaactccttttttgtaacaaagtttaaataaaacaaaaatgtgtgtatatatacaaacgtatatatatatatatatatatatatatatatatatatatatatacactaatgtAAATACAATTACATTGACTTCCTTAGAATTCGTAGATGTTCTGACACAGTTGAAATCTACGAGATTGTACCGAAGTCCTCCTATATCTCCCCAAGGACATTAAAGTTTGATTTAGAATGTCAAAGAGCACTGTAATTTTACAGAACTTTGAAGCTCTGGGTCAATATGGAAGCGGAATATGTTCCTGTACATTTTAGAGAATAGCAGAGAGGTGTgcaaataaatataaaacaaaaCTCAAATATAAGAGAGAGCAAAATATAATGATAAATACGCATACGTatgaaaagaaagagagagagagaaagagaaagagagagagagagagagagagagagagagagagagagagagagagagagagagagagagagagagagagagagagagagacagagacagagacagagagagagagagagagagagagagagagagagagagagagagagagagagagagagagagagagagagagagacagacagacagagacagagagagagagagagagagagagagagagagagagagagagagagagagagagagagagagagagagagagagagagagagacagacagagacagagacagagagagagagagagagagagagagagagagagagagagagagagagagagagagagagagagagagagacagacagacagacagagacagagagagagagagagagagagagagagagagagagagagagagagagagagagagagagagagagagacagacagacagacagagagagagagagagagagagagagagagagagagagagagagagagagagacagacagacagacagagagagagagagagagagagagagagagagagagagagagagagagagagagagagagactgatataagagagagagagaatgagaaagaaagaaagaaagagagataaaGGGTTATTAAACACAGCAATAGCAACACTTCTCAGTAACTTTTACCAGCAGAAAATATGGTCCTAACATAAGCCTCTGTGATATCTTTCGTCACCTCTACCTTAAAATGATTTAACTTCTCAAAGACTGCAGACTCACAGCTTGACGGAGTTAAAAATATTAGTTCGAGACCTTTCGAGTTTTGTGAGCaatgaaatacataaaacaaaagtAATAAAAAGTAGAGAaatgatatatatgtatatgtatatatatatatatatatatatatatatatatatatatatatatatatatatatatatatatatatatatatatatatatttgtgtgtgtgtgtgtgtgtgtgtgtgtgtgtgtgtgtgtgtgtgtgtgtgtgtaaatcacgaaaaataaacacgtgattaaataagtgactgtcagaccacagaggaaaattgaaacaggaattttcttaagtactttcgtatattaatacactccttctgaagatgtattaatatacgaaagaacttaaggaaatttctgtttcaattttcctccgtggtatgacactgtcatatatatatatatatatatatatatatatatatatatatatatatatatatatatatatatatatatatatatatatatatgtcgtacctagtagccagaacgcacttctcagcctactatgcaaggcccaatttgcctaataagccaagttttcatgaattaattgtttttcgactacctagcctacctaacctaacctaacctaactttttcggctacctaaccgaaactaacctatagagataggttaggttaggtagggttggttaggttcggtcatatatctacgttaattttaactccaataaaaaaaatttacctcatacataatgaaatgggtagctttatcatttcataagaaaaaaattagagaaaatataataattcaggaaaacttggcttattaggcaaatcgggccttgcatagtaggcataaacgtgtgttctggctactaggtacgacatatatacatatatgtatctatgtatatatatatatatcactcttCACCCGTCCCCtcttcatccccaccattccccactccctcgaccgatgccttcccaaatggtctgatgttcccatcagataattgagaacatcaagtgatctgatgttctcatcactgaaatatGAGAAAAACAGTTAaggaatgaaatgaaaatatgataaaatacaaaaataaacaatactttcgaaatgaacggtatggtaaacaacacagctcaattccaacactattcacacaaaataattaaatcaaaattaaaacaaatcaaaatctgtgaaaattaaattaatcacagcgtgtgttgctcttatgtccaacagatggcgctgtttaaaaaaaaaacatgtttttcctgtcactggataggcatgtatatagtagatatataaaaagatgcacctatttgaatgcaacgttgtgacaaaatttcaa is a window from the Procambarus clarkii isolate CNS0578487 chromosome 48, FALCON_Pclarkii_2.0, whole genome shotgun sequence genome containing:
- the LOC138351107 gene encoding GATA zinc finger domain-containing protein 2-like, yielding MRRVPTVSLLAISSNATTTNPIAATNPTTATSATAATNPTAATSANNPTAATSATNPTAATSATNPTAATSATNPTSATNPTSASAATIATTNVIDAALYVRPPTPPMTPMPANTSTAIFYRSGRKIPAATFCHLCCAPAVLLLCSCCAPAVH